In a genomic window of Fibrobacter sp. UWH4:
- the hutH gene encoding histidine ammonia-lyase produces MKTVVIGSEKLTIEQVVAIAKRQVNVELDSSAEFQKKIDAGAEFLDEALAKHGGIYGVTTGYGDSCTQVVPPDRYYELPINLSRFHGCGMGNYFDEETTRAIMTVRLNTLAQGFSGVSYALLKIIMTFLQNDILPLIPQEGSVGASGDLTPLSYLAGAVIGERDVLYKGERRSSKDVMAELGITPHRFRPKEAIAIMNGTAVMNAVACMAFSRAEYLADLSCRITAMNTIAMKGNAYHFYERLFAVKPHPGLVTAAKKMRDAMNLEVEKNVVPEKIQDPYSLRCAPHIVGVFYDSEPLLRQLIEIEMNSANDNPIVDPETKNIFHGGHFYGGHICLAMDTLKNIVANFADLLDRQLATVVDIKFNRNLPPNLTGSHEFALNHGFKAVQIGVSAWTAEALHNTMPMSVFSRSTECHNQDKVSMGTIASRDCIRVIELTEQVAAAVLLAASQALHIRLERGEITDKRIEGVRKTYDQVFEKFAPLACDRQLEPDLRMTLELIREKHYAV; encoded by the coding sequence ATGAAGACTGTCGTCATTGGATCAGAAAAATTAACCATCGAACAGGTCGTGGCTATTGCCAAGCGCCAAGTGAATGTCGAGCTGGATTCCTCTGCGGAATTCCAGAAGAAAATCGACGCCGGTGCGGAATTCCTGGACGAAGCTCTCGCTAAACATGGCGGCATTTACGGCGTGACCACGGGTTACGGCGATTCCTGCACGCAGGTGGTGCCGCCCGATCGTTACTATGAACTGCCTATCAACTTGTCGCGTTTCCACGGTTGCGGCATGGGCAACTATTTTGATGAAGAAACGACCCGTGCTATCATGACGGTGCGTCTGAATACCTTGGCTCAAGGTTTCTCGGGTGTGAGCTACGCACTTTTGAAGATTATCATGACGTTCTTGCAGAATGATATCCTGCCGCTTATTCCGCAGGAAGGTTCCGTGGGTGCGAGTGGCGACTTGACTCCGCTCTCTTACCTGGCCGGAGCAGTGATCGGTGAACGTGACGTGCTCTACAAGGGCGAACGCCGTTCTTCCAAGGACGTGATGGCCGAACTCGGTATCACTCCGCACCGTTTCCGCCCGAAGGAAGCGATCGCCATCATGAACGGTACTGCCGTGATGAATGCCGTCGCGTGCATGGCCTTTAGCCGTGCCGAATACCTGGCCGATTTGTCTTGCCGCATCACGGCGATGAATACGATCGCCATGAAGGGCAATGCCTACCATTTTTACGAACGCCTGTTCGCCGTGAAGCCGCACCCGGGTCTCGTGACTGCCGCAAAGAAGATGCGCGATGCGATGAACCTCGAAGTCGAAAAGAACGTGGTCCCTGAAAAGATCCAGGACCCGTATTCTCTGCGTTGCGCTCCGCATATCGTGGGCGTGTTCTACGATTCTGAACCGTTGCTCCGCCAGCTCATTGAAATCGAAATGAACAGCGCAAACGACAACCCGATTGTGGACCCCGAAACAAAGAATATCTTCCACGGTGGTCATTTCTACGGTGGTCATATCTGTCTCGCCATGGATACCCTCAAGAACATTGTCGCTAACTTTGCCGATCTTCTGGACCGTCAGTTGGCCACTGTTGTGGACATCAAGTTCAACCGCAATCTGCCGCCTAACCTCACGGGTAGTCATGAATTTGCTCTCAACCACGGTTTCAAGGCGGTGCAGATCGGCGTCTCTGCTTGGACGGCCGAAGCTCTCCACAATACGATGCCCATGAGCGTGTTCAGCCGTTCCACTGAATGCCACAACCAGGACAAGGTGAGTATGGGTACAATTGCTTCCCGCGACTGTATCCGCGTGATTGAACTCACCGAACAGGTGGCTGCCGCCGTGTTGCTCGCCGCGTCCCAGGCTCTCCACATTCGCCTCGAACGCGGTGAAATCACCGACAAGCGCATCGAAGGAGTCCGCAAGACCTACGACCAGGTGTTCGAGAAGTTCGCTCCGCTTGCTTGCGACCGTCAGCTGGAACCGGACCTCCGCATGACGCTCGAACTGATCCGTGAAAAGCACTACGCCGTTTAA
- a CDS encoding lipid A biosynthesis acyltransferase, with protein sequence MSSENAQLQQWYEVKEVGGSLWHFRFMLWITCHLPLRVVELCTAVVCFFFWMGARPVRERSAAYLKRLSAVQGKRMPFMGTYKHVLSFALSMIEKLLGWRGAIKLNQVETQGDDLDKLVEQIDRGEGAFLICSHLGNMEMLRSLTGYGEIHSHKEFKVFPVVDFSGTSKFNALLFELNPDLMNSVLDANKIGVDSAVWMKEQIAKGNLVVIAGDRTSANSTDRNVEMDFLGERANFPEGAFTLSSILGAPIYFTFAIRKHDFDIRSPYEMHVVKAKTTFDCSRKERPERLRMLVQEYTQILQKLCLRHPYQWYNFYNFWKNSK encoded by the coding sequence ATGAGCTCCGAGAACGCACAATTACAACAGTGGTACGAAGTAAAGGAAGTGGGCGGAAGCCTGTGGCACTTCCGTTTTATGCTGTGGATAACTTGCCACTTGCCGCTTCGTGTCGTTGAACTGTGTACGGCGGTCGTGTGCTTCTTTTTCTGGATGGGGGCGCGCCCCGTCCGGGAACGTTCAGCGGCCTACCTGAAACGCCTGTCGGCGGTGCAGGGCAAGCGGATGCCCTTCATGGGCACCTACAAGCACGTGCTTTCGTTTGCACTTTCGATGATCGAGAAACTGCTCGGCTGGCGTGGAGCGATCAAGCTGAACCAGGTGGAAACCCAGGGCGACGACCTCGACAAGCTGGTGGAACAGATTGACCGCGGCGAGGGTGCATTCCTGATTTGCTCGCACCTCGGTAACATGGAAATGCTGCGCTCGCTGACGGGCTACGGTGAAATCCATTCGCATAAGGAATTCAAGGTTTTCCCGGTGGTCGACTTCTCGGGAACGTCCAAGTTCAATGCGCTCCTTTTTGAATTGAATCCGGACCTGATGAATTCGGTGCTGGACGCAAACAAGATTGGAGTCGATTCTGCCGTGTGGATGAAGGAACAGATTGCGAAGGGTAACCTGGTGGTGATTGCGGGGGACCGGACCTCGGCGAATTCCACGGACCGGAATGTCGAGATGGATTTCCTGGGCGAGAGGGCGAATTTTCCGGAAGGGGCCTTTACGCTTTCGAGTATTCTGGGTGCCCCGATTTACTTTACGTTTGCCATCCGCAAGCATGACTTTGATATTCGTTCGCCTTACGAGATGCATGTGGTGAAGGCGAAAACCACTTTTGACTGTAGCCGCAAGGAGCGCCCCGAAAGACTTCGGATGCTTGTGCAGGAATACACGCAAATTTTACAGAAATTGTGCCTCAGGCATCCGTACCAGTGGTATAATTTTTACAATTTTTGGAAAAACTCAAAATAA
- a CDS encoding glycosyltransferase family 2 protein has product MREPKMKPEDMKFCAIVPVYRHEATSRKVAETLAAQGLSVILVDDGNTPEGHEILVQVANEVPNTTLVTREKNGGKGAAVISGLEKAYEMGFTHALQMDADGQHDADAIPFFLKAAKKHPFDLVAGMPQYDGSVPKAREQGRKITNFWVAVETLSKSIPDSMCGFRVYPVAKVWPVAKKIRTYRMGFDIEILVRLSWAGLKMYFYPIKVKYPEDGVSNFRAFGDNVEISWTHTKLCLGMLIRSPIILGRRLFKKRK; this is encoded by the coding sequence ATGCGTGAGCCCAAGATGAAACCTGAAGATATGAAGTTCTGCGCTATCGTGCCGGTGTATCGTCACGAGGCGACGAGCCGCAAGGTGGCGGAAACGCTGGCCGCCCAGGGACTTTCCGTGATTTTGGTTGACGATGGCAATACTCCCGAAGGTCACGAAATTTTGGTGCAGGTCGCAAACGAAGTCCCGAATACGACTCTCGTGACGCGCGAAAAGAATGGTGGCAAGGGTGCCGCGGTCATCAGCGGCCTCGAAAAGGCCTACGAGATGGGCTTTACGCATGCTCTGCAAATGGATGCCGACGGTCAGCACGACGCGGACGCAATTCCGTTCTTTTTGAAAGCCGCCAAAAAGCACCCGTTCGATTTGGTGGCGGGAATGCCGCAGTACGACGGCTCCGTGCCCAAGGCGCGTGAACAGGGCCGTAAGATTACGAATTTCTGGGTTGCGGTCGAGACTCTTTCCAAGTCTATTCCCGATTCCATGTGCGGGTTCCGCGTGTATCCCGTAGCGAAGGTTTGGCCGGTGGCTAAGAAAATTCGCACGTACCGCATGGGCTTCGATATCGAAATCCTGGTGCGCCTGTCTTGGGCTGGTCTCAAGATGTATTTCTATCCGATCAAGGTGAAGTACCCTGAAGACGGCGTGTCCAATTTCCGCGCCTTTGGCGATAACGTCGAAATTTCCTGGACGCATACCAAGCTCTGCCTCGGCATGCTGATTCGTTCGCCGATAATTCTTGGTCGCCGCCTTTTTAAGAAGAGAAAATGA
- a CDS encoding AMP-binding protein, with amino-acid sequence MKSVAGKVLFAAFSVLYPALVFCGLEFWGLSPRRLSLMLIGLAFVHFFNVTKGRSKGSDGSQDRANIVKNFALVALMFVCGAIAFFADNVLFLKFYPVLVSLSLLAFFSFTLWKKPSFVFRLACLGDKSIRTSPSCRFVERYCDRVTLVWCVFFVVNATIALGTALVGSDRIWSLYNGLISYILIGILFAVEFMVRKMMQKKMQSYIPVCDLQRDSRPDGAIVCFDGASERTWSEFVSDVSKVRRFLESSENRPWILHCEDSYFFIVALLSMLQSGRKAMVTANRQEVFIKEIKKPGYGFITDTPFGDASAGAVQIQDILNGPEVETLWNSFDKNAAEMVMFTSGTTGEPKSVPKRFSQFENELYELVKVFGDDWVGRKVYSTVNHHHIYGLLFTVLLPTATGLPFRRHRIDYPSELVSLAGEKAVIASSPAYLKRLAADAEKPIEFKYTPIIYSSGGPLPEEVARKCEGITGYWTTEIYGSTETGGIAYRQSKNGPIWKPFEVCKMSIGENDCLNVKSSYILEPEGFTTGDLVEIYDDGRFLLKGRADSIVKIEEKRISLPEVENRLKQTGLVQDVRVVPMVGSRQYLAAAIVLNAEGREKFKNLPKLEINNFFKKHLMQFIENTVSPKKWRYLEELPQDTQGKIKMRDIQALFGIPESPNFKILKMKREPGTVTLKLVFPETSDFYSGHFPAFKLLPAVAQVDMVVTLAHALLGTSQTVSRIQRTKFSYPILPNVPAILEMSYKADAGKVAFSYTLEEGRALSSGTLVMTEAANA; translated from the coding sequence ATGAAATCCGTGGCGGGGAAGGTCCTCTTTGCCGCCTTTTCGGTCCTTTACCCGGCTCTCGTTTTTTGTGGCCTTGAATTTTGGGGGCTTTCTCCCCGCCGTTTGAGCTTGATGCTCATCGGCCTTGCTTTTGTGCATTTTTTCAATGTCACGAAGGGTCGTTCCAAGGGGTCGGATGGCTCCCAGGATCGTGCGAATATCGTCAAAAACTTTGCGCTGGTCGCCCTCATGTTTGTATGCGGGGCGATTGCCTTTTTTGCAGACAACGTATTGTTCCTCAAGTTCTACCCTGTACTGGTGAGCTTGAGCCTTTTGGCGTTTTTCTCGTTTACGCTCTGGAAAAAGCCCAGTTTCGTGTTCAGGCTCGCGTGCCTGGGCGACAAGAGCATTCGAACCTCTCCGTCTTGCCGCTTCGTGGAACGCTACTGCGACCGCGTGACACTCGTGTGGTGCGTTTTCTTCGTGGTGAACGCGACAATCGCCTTGGGCACCGCATTGGTGGGTAGCGACCGGATTTGGTCCCTCTACAACGGTTTAATCTCCTATATTTTAATCGGCATTTTGTTTGCCGTTGAATTCATGGTCCGTAAAATGATGCAAAAGAAGATGCAATCCTACATTCCCGTTTGCGATTTGCAGCGGGATAGCCGCCCCGACGGGGCCATCGTCTGTTTCGACGGGGCCTCCGAAAGGACTTGGTCGGAATTCGTTTCCGATGTCTCCAAGGTCCGCCGGTTCCTGGAATCGAGCGAAAACCGTCCGTGGATTCTCCATTGCGAGGACTCCTACTTCTTTATCGTAGCGCTCCTTTCGATGTTGCAGAGCGGCCGCAAGGCGATGGTGACGGCGAACCGCCAGGAAGTCTTTATCAAGGAAATCAAGAAACCCGGATACGGTTTTATCACCGACACTCCCTTTGGCGATGCTTCTGCCGGTGCGGTGCAGATCCAGGACATTTTGAACGGACCCGAAGTCGAGACCTTGTGGAACAGTTTTGACAAGAATGCTGCCGAGATGGTGATGTTTACCTCGGGAACGACGGGCGAGCCGAAATCCGTGCCCAAGCGTTTTTCACAATTTGAAAATGAACTGTATGAACTGGTGAAGGTTTTCGGCGATGACTGGGTGGGCCGCAAGGTCTACAGCACGGTGAACCACCACCACATTTACGGCCTCTTGTTTACGGTGCTACTGCCGACGGCGACGGGGCTTCCGTTCCGTAGACACCGCATCGACTATCCGAGCGAACTCGTTAGCCTGGCCGGTGAAAAGGCGGTAATCGCGTCGAGCCCGGCTTACCTGAAGCGCCTCGCCGCCGATGCCGAAAAGCCGATTGAGTTCAAGTATACACCGATTATTTATTCTTCGGGCGGCCCGCTTCCCGAAGAGGTGGCCCGCAAGTGCGAAGGCATCACGGGCTACTGGACCACAGAAATCTATGGCAGTACCGAGACCGGTGGCATAGCCTACAGGCAGTCCAAGAACGGCCCCATTTGGAAACCGTTTGAAGTCTGCAAGATGAGCATCGGCGAAAACGACTGCCTGAACGTGAAGTCGAGCTACATTCTGGAACCCGAAGGTTTTACGACGGGCGACCTCGTGGAAATCTACGACGACGGGCGTTTCCTGTTGAAGGGCCGCGCCGATTCCATCGTGAAAATCGAGGAAAAGCGAATTTCTCTCCCTGAAGTGGAAAATCGCCTGAAGCAGACGGGCCTGGTGCAGGATGTGCGCGTGGTCCCGATGGTGGGGAGCCGCCAGTACCTTGCCGCGGCGATTGTGCTGAATGCCGAAGGCCGTGAAAAGTTCAAGAACCTGCCGAAACTCGAAATCAACAATTTCTTCAAGAAGCACCTGATGCAGTTCATCGAGAATACGGTGTCGCCCAAGAAGTGGCGCTACCTCGAGGAACTTCCGCAGGATACACAAGGTAAGATCAAGATGCGCGATATCCAGGCATTGTTCGGTATTCCCGAAAGCCCGAATTTTAAGATTCTGAAGATGAAGCGTGAGCCGGGGACGGTGACGCTCAAGCTCGTGTTCCCCGAAACCAGCGATTTCTATAGCGGACATTTCCCGGCGTTCAAGCTGCTTCCTGCGGTTGCGCAGGTGGATATGGTGGTGACGCTTGCTCATGCGCTGCTCGGGACGTCGCAGACCGTGTCGCGAATCCAACGCACCAAGTTCAGCTATCCGATTTTGCCGAACGTTCCCGCGATTCTTGAAATGAGCTACAAGGCCGATGCAGGAAAGGTCGCTTTCTCCTATACGCTCGAAGAAGGCCGAGCCCTTTCGAGTGGAACCCTCGTTATGACGGAGGCTGCCAATGCGTGA
- a CDS encoding acyl carrier protein yields the protein MDKQAIFDKLKAALIEDFEMDEAKVTPEARLYEDLELDSIDAVDLIVKLKSLLPTNIDPEVFKTVRTVQDVVDAIYNLIQNADKK from the coding sequence ATGGATAAACAAGCGATTTTTGATAAGTTGAAAGCCGCCCTTATCGAAGATTTCGAAATGGACGAAGCCAAGGTGACCCCTGAAGCTCGTCTCTACGAAGATCTCGAACTGGACAGCATTGACGCCGTCGACCTGATCGTGAAGCTTAAGTCTCTCTTGCCGACCAATATCGATCCCGAAGTCTTCAAGACGGTCCGCACCGTTCAGGACGTTGTCGACGCCATTTATAACTTGATCCAGAACGCGGATAAGAAGTAA
- a CDS encoding phosphopantetheine-binding protein: MNELKSRIKEMIVTVLELEDVTAADIVDDAPLFGESENGLGLDSIDALELGIAVKENFGVTFSVVNEETKKHFYSVDTLAAYISANMPK, translated from the coding sequence ATGAACGAATTAAAATCTCGTATCAAAGAAATGATTGTAACGGTGTTGGAACTTGAAGACGTGACCGCAGCCGATATCGTAGACGACGCTCCTCTTTTTGGCGAAAGCGAAAATGGACTCGGGCTTGACTCTATCGATGCTCTGGAACTCGGTATCGCCGTCAAGGAAAACTTCGGCGTGACTTTCTCGGTGGTGAACGAAGAAACGAAGAAGCATTTCTATTCTGTAGATACGCTCGCTGCATATATTTCGGCGAACATGCCTAAATAA
- a CDS encoding methyltransferase yields MFDYYYQDQISATDAKFEAQKIAFAPLSFHAAKALRDMGILEAICSARKKGITVSELSQKLGISLYGVGVLIEMGLGMGAIKLHKDSKEDDLKLTLGKIGFFLMSDEMTKVNMDFSEDICYLGAEDMQEAIRDGKPAGLKHLGNWKTVYQGLSQLTDQQKKSWFGFDHFYSDLAFPEALPIVFSNPCARLFDIGGNTAKWAIACCKFNPDVKVSIIDLPGQTAVAEKNAKAAGFENRIDTIPCNVLDETTEFPKGANAVWMSQFLDCFSLEEITKILTKIHSAAAPDTDIYVLEPLWDKQRFEAAAYSLQATSLYFTCIANGNSKMYRFEELKHAIEIAGFELKEAHHTVGPNSYSLLRFRIK; encoded by the coding sequence ATGTTCGACTACTATTATCAAGACCAAATTTCGGCTACGGACGCCAAGTTCGAAGCCCAGAAAATCGCATTTGCCCCCCTCAGCTTCCACGCCGCAAAGGCCCTCCGAGACATGGGGATTCTCGAAGCCATCTGCAGCGCCCGCAAGAAGGGAATCACCGTTTCGGAACTTTCGCAAAAGCTCGGCATTTCTCTCTACGGCGTCGGAGTCCTGATTGAAATGGGACTCGGCATGGGGGCCATCAAGCTTCATAAGGATTCCAAAGAGGATGATCTCAAGCTTACGCTCGGCAAAATCGGATTTTTCCTGATGAGCGACGAAATGACGAAAGTCAACATGGACTTTTCCGAAGACATCTGCTACCTGGGGGCCGAGGACATGCAGGAAGCTATCCGCGACGGCAAGCCCGCGGGTCTCAAGCACCTCGGCAACTGGAAGACCGTGTACCAGGGTCTCTCTCAGCTGACCGACCAGCAGAAGAAGAGCTGGTTCGGCTTTGACCATTTCTATTCCGACCTGGCCTTCCCCGAAGCGCTCCCCATCGTCTTTTCCAACCCCTGCGCACGCCTCTTTGATATCGGCGGCAACACCGCCAAGTGGGCCATCGCCTGCTGCAAGTTCAACCCGGACGTGAAGGTTTCCATCATCGACCTCCCGGGCCAGACCGCCGTCGCCGAAAAGAACGCAAAGGCAGCCGGTTTCGAGAACCGCATCGACACCATCCCCTGCAACGTGCTCGACGAGACCACCGAATTCCCGAAGGGCGCAAACGCCGTCTGGATGAGCCAGTTCCTCGACTGCTTCTCGCTCGAAGAAATCACGAAGATTCTCACGAAGATCCATTCCGCCGCAGCCCCCGACACCGACATCTACGTACTCGAACCGCTGTGGGACAAGCAGCGCTTTGAAGCCGCCGCCTACTCGCTCCAGGCCACGTCGCTCTACTTCACCTGCATCGCAAACGGCAACTCCAAGATGTACCGCTTCGAAGAACTGAAGCACGCCATCGAAATCGCCGGCTTCGAACTGAAGGAAGCGCACCATACCGTTGGCCCGAACAGCTACTCGCTGCTCCGTTTCAGGATCAAGTAG
- a CDS encoding beta-ketoacyl synthase chain length factor translates to MGTMIYIERAEYFIPSEEQPLPDVKFVPMLTRRRLSQLSKMVVYVNAAISKDQSPCKVTFASQYGEISQQLKISQALLDTGNVSPAHFSLSVFNASIANATILEKNTAGYSAVFSGKAAFREGLKDCVAALKAGSETERVFIFADEKIPETYAPVAGTPYPNAVCALALRLTTDASKGGRELDETPLEGNFETAAEEAIAFIKQRLG, encoded by the coding sequence ATGGGAACAATGATTTATATTGAACGTGCCGAGTACTTTATCCCGAGCGAAGAACAACCGCTCCCCGACGTGAAGTTCGTGCCGATGCTTACGCGCAGACGCTTGAGCCAGCTGTCGAAGATGGTTGTCTACGTGAATGCCGCCATCAGCAAGGACCAATCCCCTTGCAAGGTGACCTTCGCCTCGCAGTACGGTGAAATTTCGCAGCAGCTTAAAATTTCACAGGCTCTGCTCGATACCGGGAACGTCTCGCCTGCGCACTTCAGCCTCTCCGTCTTCAACGCGTCGATCGCGAACGCAACGATTCTCGAAAAGAATACCGCCGGTTATTCGGCCGTATTCTCCGGGAAGGCTGCTTTCCGCGAAGGCCTCAAGGACTGCGTCGCCGCCCTTAAGGCGGGTTCCGAAACGGAACGCGTCTTTATATTCGCTGACGAAAAGATTCCCGAGACCTACGCTCCCGTGGCGGGAACGCCGTACCCGAACGCCGTATGCGCCCTGGCACTCCGCCTGACTACCGACGCAAGTAAGGGTGGCCGCGAACTCGACGAGACTCCACTCGAAGGTAATTTCGAGACAGCGGCCGAAGAGGCCATCGCCTTCATTAAGCAGAGGTTAGGCTAA
- a CDS encoding 1-acyl-sn-glycerol-3-phosphate acyltransferase — MLRRIKYIRRLLSKLSSFAVFGISSLILGTSLFPLFHVLAGFSEKRFNMISRRFVNLFFRFFVKYIEVTGAMRLSVENRELLKGIKGKVVIANHPSLLDVVILFSLIPNSNCIVKGALVQNACISAIIRNLYIPNSIPFEEQLERAKKSMIEDGNNLIIFPEGTRSKPGEPWQFKKGAARFALFAEADVIPIYFGGNEKIGLRKHDKMLQFHPTERYMYNLKVLPSIPVAPYKDMPMSKSAILLTDKMKEVLEKEHQNEKVTQ, encoded by the coding sequence ATGCTTCGCCGCATCAAGTACATCCGACGGCTGCTTTCGAAGCTATCCTCGTTTGCGGTCTTCGGAATCAGCAGCCTGATCCTCGGGACATCGCTATTCCCCCTGTTCCACGTGCTCGCGGGTTTTTCGGAAAAACGCTTCAACATGATTTCGCGCCGATTCGTAAACCTGTTCTTCAGGTTTTTCGTCAAGTATATCGAAGTCACCGGGGCCATGCGCCTCAGCGTCGAGAACCGCGAACTGCTGAAAGGAATCAAGGGAAAGGTCGTCATCGCGAACCACCCCTCGCTCCTGGACGTGGTGATCCTCTTCTCGCTCATCCCGAACTCGAACTGCATCGTCAAGGGAGCCCTTGTCCAGAACGCCTGCATTTCGGCTATCATCCGGAACCTCTACATTCCGAACAGCATTCCCTTCGAAGAACAGCTGGAACGCGCCAAGAAGTCGATGATCGAAGACGGCAACAACCTCATCATCTTCCCCGAAGGCACTCGCTCCAAGCCGGGCGAACCCTGGCAATTCAAGAAAGGGGCCGCGCGCTTCGCCCTTTTTGCCGAAGCGGACGTCATACCGATTTATTTTGGCGGTAACGAAAAAATCGGACTCCGCAAGCACGACAAGATGCTGCAGTTCCACCCGACCGAACGCTACATGTACAATCTCAAGGTCTTGCCGAGCATCCCGGTTGCCCCCTACAAGGATATGCCGATGTCAAAGAGCGCCATCCTGCTCACCGACAAGATGAAAGAAGTTTTAGAGAAAGAACATCAAAACGAAAAGGTAACACAATGA
- the argH gene encoding argininosuccinate lyase, with amino-acid sequence MAKTSAKKSENSAKKGTQTNMWTGRFASGMAQSMVDLSFSLQFDAELIEEDIEGSIGHGKGLVESGVLSKAEYKKICDGLASILKDYKAGKNLWKESDEDIHMAVERVLTERIGALGKKIHTGRSRNDQVCTDFKLYMRHRAAEIRALEVSLMETVLDLAKKYFGKMMPGYTHLQQAQPIYFSHYLMSMFFAVSRDVKRLDNFLELHSELPLGSGAMAGSAFPYHRALVAKELGFNGVSPNSIDAVSHRDMMLEFEADLAIIANTMSRYAEDFVNWSTSEFGYLTLHDAFSSGSSMMPQKKNPDSMELIRGKSGRMLGNFSALYTLVKGAPLSYSRDLQEDKEPVFDSVHNVKVILRVMKEALESARFNFDKMHAKMLPALLATDLADLLVESGVPFRDAHHVVGSLVGEAARQSLEFTDLSDEAWASAGVPNVKQMKKTLTFEYSVSRRNIEGGTGPKSVKQQFGKAEAILKKFKK; translated from the coding sequence ATGGCAAAGACTAGCGCAAAGAAATCGGAAAATTCAGCCAAGAAGGGCACCCAGACCAACATGTGGACCGGCCGTTTTGCTAGCGGCATGGCACAGAGCATGGTGGACCTGAGCTTCAGCCTGCAATTCGACGCCGAACTCATCGAAGAAGACATCGAAGGCAGCATCGGCCACGGCAAGGGCCTGGTAGAATCCGGCGTGCTCAGCAAGGCGGAATACAAGAAGATTTGCGACGGACTCGCCAGCATCCTCAAGGATTACAAGGCCGGCAAGAACCTGTGGAAGGAATCTGACGAAGACATCCACATGGCCGTGGAACGGGTACTCACCGAACGCATCGGCGCCCTCGGCAAGAAGATTCACACGGGCCGCAGCCGTAACGACCAGGTTTGCACGGACTTCAAGCTTTACATGCGTCACCGCGCCGCCGAAATCCGCGCCCTCGAAGTTTCTTTGATGGAAACAGTTCTCGACCTCGCGAAGAAATACTTCGGCAAGATGATGCCGGGCTACACGCACCTGCAGCAGGCACAGCCCATCTACTTTAGCCATTACCTGATGAGCATGTTCTTCGCCGTGAGCCGCGACGTGAAACGCCTCGACAATTTCCTGGAACTGCACAGCGAACTTCCGCTGGGTAGCGGTGCCATGGCAGGCTCTGCCTTCCCGTACCACCGCGCCCTCGTCGCGAAGGAACTGGGATTTAACGGAGTCTCCCCGAACAGCATCGACGCCGTGAGCCATCGCGATATGATGCTCGAATTCGAAGCCGACCTCGCGATTATCGCGAACACCATGAGCCGCTACGCCGAAGACTTTGTGAACTGGAGTACCAGCGAATTCGGCTACCTCACCTTGCACGACGCCTTCTCTAGCGGATCCTCGATGATGCCGCAGAAGAAGAACCCGGATTCCATGGAACTCATCCGCGGAAAGTCCGGCCGTATGCTCGGTAACTTCAGCGCCCTCTACACGCTAGTGAAGGGTGCCCCGCTGAGCTACAGCCGCGACCTGCAAGAAGACAAGGAACCGGTATTCGACTCCGTCCATAACGTGAAGGTGATTCTCCGTGTGATGAAGGAAGCCTTGGAAAGCGCACGCTTCAACTTCGACAAGATGCATGCGAAGATGCTGCCGGCGCTGCTGGCTACCGACCTCGCAGACTTGCTGGTCGAATCCGGCGTGCCGTTCCGCGATGCCCACCACGTGGTCGGTAGCCTGGTCGGCGAAGCCGCCCGCCAAAGCCTCGAATTCACGGACCTCTCTGATGAGGCCTGGGCAAGCGCCGGCGTCCCGAACGTCAAGCAAATGAAGAAGACGCTCACCTTCGAATACAGCGTTTCCCGCCGCAACATCGAAGGCGGAACGGGCCCCAAGTCCGTGAAGCAGCAGTTCGGCAAGGCCGAAGCTATCTTGAAGAAGTTCAAGAAGTAA